The genomic region CGTGGTTTGGCCGCCCGGCATCCGCACCCGCAACATGAAAAAACCCGGCGTGGGATTCCGCAAATACAGCCCGTACCATTTCAGGCGTTGAATATCGTCTTCCGGAATAGCCTCCCATCCGGCTTCCGCATAGTATGCGATCATGTCGCGCACCGTTAACCCATCCCGCTCGGACTTGATCGCCTCAATCTTGTTCATATCGTACTCCCCAATGCGACAGAATAGTCCAGGCCGGATTTTCTCAGCACCACTGCGCCCTCGCGACTCAATCGATCGACTACCAGCAAAACCTGTGAGGCGCTGAGACCGGAAAGAGCCATCAATTCCTGGAATGATTGAGGCGCCTGCCGCTCGAGAAGCGTCAGCACTGCGGTTGCGTCATTCGTCTCCATGATGTCCTCCCTCCTGCGCATGCCGTCTCAGCGGCATCACGCGGTTCGTCAATTAGAACGTTTTGTATTCGAGCCACTTGCCGTTCAGAGTGATCTTGCAGCGGGCTTCCCCCTGACTGCCGGTGACCTTTTCCATATCCAGCGTAAAATCGATGGCGCTCATGATCCCGTCGCCGAACATTTCATTGGCCATCTCCCGCAGTGAATCACCATAGACACCGATCACCTCCATCAGGCGATATTTAAACGGATCCGTCAGATTCGGAAAATCTGCGCGTATCGGAAACGCGCTCAAGGCAGCCACTTGTTCGGTATTCAAACCCAACAAGACTCCGACCTTCGCCGCCTCCGCAGGCGCCAGCCGGTGATTGCCGTTTAAGGCAGCCGCCACAAACGTCGGATTCTTCCCGACCTTTTTGGCCACCTGGGCAATCGTTACCTTCTTCTTCAACCGCTGCGCCTTGATCGCCTTCCGCATCGCGTCCTTCTCCATCGTGTCCTCCTGTGATTGATCCGCCTGCACTGATGCACGCTCGCCACTCCGCCTTACGACCCGACCACCGCCGATGTGGCCGGCCGGGGGACCGATGCCACCGGAGCTTCGGCCACGCGGTAGGGACTCACCATCCAATAGAGCCCCCCGACAAATAACCCGCCGCCCACGAGGTTCCCCAGCACAACAAACAATTGGTTGTACCAAAACGCCCCCCAAGTCACCGCTGCGTCATGCGGCAGAAACAGCGCCATGCCTAACAGCGATTGATTGGCGATGCTATGCTCGAACCCGGTACCGATGAAGGCAAACAGGCACCAGAAAATCAGGAGAATCTTCGCCGTATCGTTGTTCGTCCGCCCTGTCATCCAAACCGCCAGACAGATCAGCCAATTGCAGAGAATGCCCCGCACGAACAGCTCCCAGGCAGGTAGCGACATTTTGACTGAGGCCACTTTCTCGATGAGTTCCGTCGTCGGCCCTTTGGCAAAGACGCCAGATTGGACGATAAGCCACGCCAACCCCAACGAACCCGCCAGATTGCCGAGCCAGGACCAGGCATTGAGCTGAATGACTTGCGTCCAGGTGAGACTTTTTGTCAGACCTCCGATCGTGCCGATGAGGTTGTTGCCAGTGAACAGCTCAGACCCGGCAAAAATCACCAGCGTCAACGCGATACCGAAGGACACGCCCATGACGAGTTTCACCACCGGAGAGCCAGCCGCCGCCAACGGC from Nitrospira sp. CR1.1 harbors:
- the cynS gene encoding cyanase: MEKDAMRKAIKAQRLKKKVTIAQVAKKVGKNPTFVAAALNGNHRLAPAEAAKVGVLLGLNTEQVAALSAFPIRADFPNLTDPFKYRLMEVIGVYGDSLREMANEMFGDGIMSAIDFTLDMEKVTGSQGEARCKITLNGKWLEYKTF
- a CDS encoding nitrite transporter NirC (member of the FNT family of formate and nitrite transporters), translated to MHIADHERIAGVAAKKWAFLEQAPGGYFILSALAGIYLGFGIALIFSLGGPLAAAGSPVVKLVMGVSFGIALTLVIFAGSELFTGNNLIGTIGGLTKSLTWTQVIQLNAWSWLGNLAGSLGLAWLIVQSGVFAKGPTTELIEKVASVKMSLPAWELFVRGILCNWLICLAVWMTGRTNNDTAKILLIFWCLFAFIGTGFEHSIANQSLLGMALFLPHDAAVTWGAFWYNQLFVVLGNLVGGGLFVGGLYWMVSPYRVAEAPVASVPRPATSAVVGS